AAGAAAGGGCCCTGGGGGGCAGCACCGGAGGAGTCACATGTctgtgcagaggaggaggaggaaggacgaGGAGGAGAAGAGGTGGCACGGGCGTGGCTTTAGCAGGGCCCACAGGTGTCCCACAGCTTCTTGCTGTAGCGCGGCAAGAGGTAGGGGCTGCAGGCGGGAGAAGCGTAGGGCCTGCCAAAGGTGCAGAGGCCCCCCGAGCCCTGGGTGGCCCCCGCGCCGTAgaggccccccagccccagggagcccccaaaGGCGGGTGCTCCGGAGGAGCCCACCACGGcttgctgggggaaggagctgaggatggggccggggAAGGTGACGACAACGGGGGGCGGCTGGATGAAGGCCGTCGAGTCGGGGCACTGCCGCGCGCACAGCTCGTTGCAGCTCTCAGCGATGGGCTGGGGGACGGCGACGCTGGTTTTCGGCGGGTACAGGTCGTTGCAAGCCATCTTGGTGTGAGAGAGCTGAGCCTGCAATGCAAAGCCCCCAGGGCCGGTGCTGTGAGTGAGGAGAtgccctggcagagcagggcccGTGCCCCAGCCAGGGGGCTCCCTCCTCAGCCCGCCCCGGCTCTCCACGCCTGCTCCCTGCGTGCCCGCGGCCCTCGCCTGCCCCCACGGAGCCCCTCTGCCCACAGCGCCTCTGGCAGAGCTCTCGTGGCCAGGGAGCCCCACACCGGCCCCTGCCCGACGAGGCCCCGCCACCCACCCTTTTCCcgagcagagccaggcaggagcgGCGGATGCCAGCGCTTGCCCAGGACCACGCTTTTATGGGGGCCGGAGAGCGCGGGGAGGAGCTGGCCGCGCTGGGGGCACGTGGCCCGTGGTGGCCGAGCCATGGCCTCCTCCCTGCGCGCCACGGGGCTGTTGTGCTGACGCCGGTTCCTCGCCAGCCCCCACCCGCTCCCTCAGCCCCTGCAATTACCCCGCTCGGACGCTCGCCAGCCTTCACCTAATGGGCAAATTAGCCCCGCTGCCATCTCATCCCCTGCGTGCC
This Anas platyrhynchos isolate ZD024472 breed Pekin duck chromosome 26, IASCAAS_PekinDuck_T2T, whole genome shotgun sequence DNA region includes the following protein-coding sequences:
- the LOC139999452 gene encoding feather keratin 4-like; this translates as MACNDLYPPKTSVAVPQPIAESCNELCARQCPDSTAFIQPPPVVVTFPGPILSSFPQQAVVGSSGAPAFGGSLGLGGLYGAGATQGSGGLCTFGRPYASPACSPYLLPRYSKKLWDTCGPC